TCTGAAGCGGGAGTGTATTCATCATCATACTGGCTCAGAACAGCTTCATTCTGGGCGATGATCCTCTCGACGGTACGGACCATTGAGTCGATCTGGGAGGTCGGTTGGCTGTCCATCTGCCAGGTCTTTCAGATGTGGCGGCCTCAATGCACCGAAACTCGATCCCACCCCTCAGCTGTTACTCGAAATCCCTCCGATTTACCGACTCACCCGCAGTGAAATCTTTCCATGCCTCGGGGTTCTGGTAACCCATCATGTCAGTCATGCTAACTCCGATGCCTCCAGCACCGAAAGCAAAAATCGGGATTGAGTGTAAGTACGCTCCAAGGAGTGCGATACATGGGAATATGAGAACGCCTCCAGCAGTTGCCTTGACCTGTCGATTACTCATTTCGTGTGGTGTTCGAAAGTCCACCTGAGTCGGGATCCTAAACCAATATCGAGAGAAGAACGTACTTCCTCCGAATATACGCCCGAATAGAAAATGGACTAACTCATGAGCAAATAGACCAGCAGCAGACAGTCCAAGTATGACAGCCACGTCCTGAATAAGTCCGAGATTCATTGGCCGCTTCGTACAACGGACTCTCTCGTCTAATACCTAAGGCTATTAGATATAGATCTGTTCTTTGAACAATACCTCAAGGTATTCTGGACAATGTTGGCTCAAATCATTCGAATCGGAACCTAAAATATACATATTATCAAGTAGAACTGTTTAGAAAGTGGATCGACAAATATTGCTCACGGCGATTATTGCAGTTGCAAGTGTTCTAAGCCTCATGATTTCGACGTTGGCTGGGATTCCAGAAATTGTCAGATATTACCCAAGTGCTATAACAGGTCTTTTAGAGATTATCCCTCTCGATCTGGTGTCTGTATGGGGTGAAAGGATTGGTTTGCTTTTGCTAGGTCTATCTCTCGGCTGGCTTGCTCATATTAGATACATATCAGACTCATCAAAATCTGTTGACAAGATAGAGGGATGTGTTAAATTGAGAGGTGTCCTGTGGAAGGGGACAGCAAAGATAAATAATGGTCATTTTGTTGATATTAGTGTCCCTAATAAACCGTTGTGTTCTGAATGTCAGTCACCTATGAACAGCTCTGAAACAGGGAGTGGGTTCAACCAAGATTTTTTCTGGAAATGTCCCAGTTCAGCTCATGAAAACATAGTAGAGCGAGATTTTGATCGAGAAGACGAAGCAGTAAATCTGTTCTCGAAACATTTTGGTCGCATTGTTGAATCTGAAGATGAGGAATATTCACTTGATTCGCTAGTTGAGAGTATTAAAAATAGGGGTGGCAAAATCACCAGTAGAGCAATCTGGATCGAATACGTGGGAGTTGTAGACGATCCAGACATATCTGTAGATTGTTTTTAAACCCTAACAGTATACTATATTACGAAGTGTTGGCTACTGAGAATTTCAACAGAATCAGTTCTCATATATTGTGCTGCCCTTCCTTTCGTTGCAGCTCCTCCTCAACACGTTCTAACACAGAGGATGCATAACTTCGACCCTCAGAGTCTCGGTCCTTTGAGTTGACTATCTTCTCCATTTCATGCTCAAGGAAGACAAGCTGGCGGAGAGTGAGATCCACATAAAGAATAGGGACCGTGAGTTTATAAAAGACGGTGAGGCTATTCCATATCGAACATCTCTCGCCGTAAGTCTCGCTTCTCTGATTCAGTCCGAGCGTCGTAGTGTTTGTCCAGCGTTGGTATGCTGACGTTCATCCGGTCGCTGATCAGCTCCTTCCGGTGCCCTTCGTTAAGCCAATGGGTGATAGCTCCTCGCCGAATAGCGTGGGGCTTGTGAGAGCCGGGACATTGCGCGGCCTTGTTGTACTCCTGCACGGCGACACACTCTGACTTTTCTCGATCGTGGGGACACTCTCCGGTGTAGTGGCACGGACGGGTGAGTCGGCGGATGTGTGTCCGGAGATTAGACAACGCCATACGACCATACTTTGAGGCGAAGAGAGGGTTCCGACCGTAGTCGTCCTCCACCTCGATGTGATTCATCCGTAGATAATCGTCGAGGATTTCGCACGTCCAATCGTGGAGATTTACTTCTCGTTCGGCAGGCTCCTTGTTTTTCTGTGGAGTACCTTCGTCGGGATCGTGAGACACCTCAATGTATTTCTCTTCGGGATAGTAGTCGTCAACGTCTAACGACCGAGCGTTTCCGAGACGCATACCAGTATCCCATAAGAGGGCAAAGAGGGCGTGCCGTCTCGTTGCATACTCAAAGTCGTCTAAGTATTCGAGAATCTGGTCAGCTATCTCCGGTTCAATCTTCTCGGAGCGAACCTTCTCGTCGGGGTCATTGAGGACCATGTTCTCCACGACCCACGACTCAATGAGTCCCATCGAATTGGACCACTTGAGGAAGCTTCGGAGTGAGCAGAGGTCGTTGTAGAGGGTCATTTCATTGACCTCGCCAACTTCTCGCCGCCGTTTCTTGAAGTCGGAGATGTGGAAGCCGTCTATCTCACAGATGTTGTCGAGGTCAATTCCCTCGCAGAAGTCGAGGAACAGTCCAAGGGATGAGGCGTTGTTGTAGTACGTAGAGTCAGCCCATTCGGGTTTCTTGTCGGTCAGGTAGCGTTCAATCGCACGTTCCGGCTTCATTTGTGTTCGAGATTCGGACATGGTTGAGTCGAACCCCGGTACGGTGAAGCGAGTTATACCGCAGGTTCACACTCCTGCGGTGCGGTAGCCGGAGCGCGTGCGGATTCGCGCGACGGCGGGCAGGTCGGCGGTTCGAATCCGCCCCAACCCATACGTTTTCCTGCCGCGCTTGAAGGAGTGACGGAGTCGGCCGATTAGGCCCCTGCCTGGTCTACCCAGTCGGGCTCCTCGACCGTGGTCGAACCGACGCCGGTGAGCGAGAACTCCCACGCGCCGCTCACCTCTTGATCGTCCGCTCGCCCGGAGAACTGCCACGATTCGTGGCGCGAGAGGCCGTTTTCGTCGACCAAGACGGCGTACTCGAAGTTCGTCACCTCGAAGTTGCCGGGTTCGCCTTGCGCGGAGACCGATCCGGCCCGAATCAGCGCTTCGTCGGTGGCGGACAGCTCGTATCGATCCACGGTGACACCGTCGAACGTCTCGGTCCCGGCGGACACCAGATCGTCGTCGGCGCCGTACGCGCGGGCCTGAGACAGCGCGATGGCGGTGCCGAGCACCTCCGAGGACCCCTCCTGTGACGACACGAACGCGTCGTCGCCGGTCCCAAAGCGGACGTACGTCACGCCGCCGTCGACGAACTGCTCGATGTTGCCGCCGTCCGCCTGCCCGTCGGTTGCGGACGTAGTACGGGTGTACGATCGCTCGGCCTCGAGGTCGGCGTAGAACTCGCGGGTGACCTCGATCTCTGCCCCGCTCGCGTCGACACCGCTGTACGACCACGTGACGGTGAAACTCCCCGCATCGCGGAGCAGGCGCTCGGGATCGC
This genomic window from Halorubrum sp. PV6 contains:
- a CDS encoding site-specific integrase — its product is MSESRTQMKPERAIERYLTDKKPEWADSTYYNNASSLGLFLDFCEGIDLDNICEIDGFHISDFKKRRREVGEVNEMTLYNDLCSLRSFLKWSNSMGLIESWVVENMVLNDPDEKVRSEKIEPEIADQILEYLDDFEYATRRHALFALLWDTGMRLGNARSLDVDDYYPEEKYIEVSHDPDEGTPQKNKEPAEREVNLHDWTCEILDDYLRMNHIEVEDDYGRNPLFASKYGRMALSNLRTHIRRLTRPCHYTGECPHDREKSECVAVQEYNKAAQCPGSHKPHAIRRGAITHWLNEGHRKELISDRMNVSIPTLDKHYDARTESEKRDLRREMFDME